In Myxococcus stipitatus, the following are encoded in one genomic region:
- a CDS encoding DNA repair exonuclease, with protein MHFKFVHAADLHLDTPFRGVAAQGPLLARFQESTFRALSRIVDLCLRERAAFLLLAGDLFEVKDRSVRARLVLRRELGRLHDAGIGSFIVHGNHDPLSGDTGTLGLPSSVKVFGPDWEEAEVRREGHRLCRVQGISYPDVEVRDDLSARFRRTSNDFSVGLLHANLGGAEGHANYAPCTPAGLDSRGLDYWALGHVHTRGEVVLPGGGLAVYPGNPQGRHVLETGERGCVLVEVEDGGMRRRFVPVDTVRWHRLEVPLTGVGTLDGLLGLIDEVVEAACARELDGHAVRLVLTGRGPLHRELARHGALVQLEADLRARLASAHPPVLLESLRDLSRPELDWEALQAEGGFARTLLEEARGLEEDPTALARLWEEEALGSLGQRLKRLGVEVLEAPRKEWVSRASLLSVEALHDEEGA; from the coding sequence ATGCACTTCAAGTTCGTCCACGCCGCTGATCTACACCTGGACACTCCCTTCCGAGGCGTGGCCGCACAAGGCCCCCTGCTGGCGCGCTTCCAGGAGTCCACCTTCCGTGCGCTCTCGCGCATCGTCGACCTGTGTCTGAGAGAGCGCGCCGCCTTCCTGCTGTTGGCCGGGGACCTGTTCGAGGTGAAGGACCGCTCGGTGCGCGCGAGGCTGGTGCTGCGGCGCGAGCTGGGCCGGCTGCACGACGCGGGCATCGGCAGCTTCATCGTCCACGGCAATCATGATCCGCTGAGCGGCGACACGGGGACGCTGGGGTTGCCCTCCTCGGTGAAGGTGTTTGGTCCGGATTGGGAAGAGGCGGAGGTGCGGCGCGAGGGCCACCGGCTGTGCCGGGTGCAGGGCATCTCGTATCCCGACGTGGAGGTGCGCGATGACTTGTCCGCGCGCTTCCGCCGCACGAGCAATGACTTCAGCGTGGGGCTCCTGCACGCCAACCTGGGCGGCGCGGAGGGACACGCCAACTACGCGCCCTGCACACCGGCGGGGTTGGATTCGCGGGGCCTCGACTACTGGGCGCTGGGCCACGTGCACACGCGCGGCGAGGTGGTGCTGCCCGGCGGTGGCCTCGCGGTGTATCCGGGCAACCCGCAGGGCCGGCACGTGCTGGAGACGGGGGAGCGCGGCTGCGTGCTGGTGGAGGTGGAGGACGGCGGCATGCGGCGGCGCTTCGTGCCGGTGGACACGGTGCGCTGGCATCGGCTGGAAGTGCCGCTCACGGGCGTGGGCACGTTGGACGGGCTGCTAGGCCTCATCGACGAGGTGGTGGAGGCCGCGTGTGCCCGCGAGCTGGATGGGCATGCGGTGCGGCTGGTGCTGACGGGGCGCGGACCGCTGCATCGCGAGCTCGCGCGGCATGGAGCGCTGGTGCAGTTGGAGGCGGACCTGCGCGCGCGGCTGGCGTCGGCGCATCCTCCGGTGCTGCTGGAGTCGCTGCGAGACCTGAGCCGTCCCGAGCTGGACTGGGAGGCGCTCCAGGCCGAAGGCGGCTTCGCGCGCACGCTGCTGGAGGAGGCGCGGGGACTGGAAGAGGACCCGACTGCGCTTGCTCGTCTGTGGGAAGAAGAAGCGCTGGGGAGTCTGGGCCAGCGGCTCAAGCGGCTGGGCGTGGAGGTGTTGGAGGCGCCGAGGAAGGAGTGGGTATCCCGCGCGAGCCTGTTGAGCGTGGAGGCACTTCACGACGAGGAGGGCGCATGA